The nucleotide sequence GGACGCATCCGCATCCATTGCCTGGAAAATTACTACCCGGCCGGCGACGAATTCCTGACCGTTTTCGATGTCACCGGCAGGGTGGTTCCCGAGGGCGGCCTGCCGCCGGATGTCGGGGTATTGGTCTGCAACGTGCTCACCCTGGCCCAGGTGGCCGCGGCGCTTCACGGAAAAGCGGTGACCGAGCGGCCGGTCACCGTCGCCGGTTCGGTGCGCAAACCCCTCGTGGTCGTGGCTCCGATCGGGACGTCTTATGCCGACCTGCTGGCCAAGGCCGGCGGGGCGCGCCATGCCAACGACGTACTGATCGACGGCGGCCCGATGATGGGCAACCTGGTCGTTGACCCGCGGCTGGGAATCGCCAGGACCACCTCGGGGGTACTGGCCCTGCCGGCCGACCACCTCATCGTGCGCCAAAAAAAAACGAGCGTGGCTCAGATGGTGAAAAGGTCGAAAGCCGCATGCTGCCAGTGTTTTCGTTGCACCGATCTATGCCCGCGCCATCTGCTCGGGCACGGCCTGCACCCGCACCTGGCCATGCGTTCGCTTGATTACGGCTTGGCTGAACCCGTCGGGCACGTCACCTCCGCCTTCCTGTGCAGCCAGTGCGGCGTGTGCGAACTCCTGGCCTGCGACGCCATGCTCCTCTCTCCCCGCCTGGTGCTGGCCGAATACAAAAAACAGCTGCTCGCCCGCGGCATCACGAATCCGCATGTGCGAAAAGGGCTGACGGACACGTCGTCCCCTGGTGGGCTGGCGGCGCTCCCGGAAATCGATTTTCGCCGCATTCCCGTATCGACCCTTTTGAAAAAAACGGGGATTTCCGAGTACGCCGTGGAAACGCCGTTTGCCGGCCCTCTCGAAGTGGAGCAGGTGCGCGTGCCGCTGCGCCGCCACGCCGGCGCGGCCGCCATCCCCTCAGTGAAGCCGGGTGAAAAAGTCAAAATGGGAGATGCCATCGCCGCCCCGCCCGTGGAAAAGCTCGGCGCGGTCTGCCATGCTTCCATCGCCGGCACCGTGACCGCCGTGAACGATGAGTGGGTCGAAATCAGCAGCAGATGAAAGGAAATGACCATGAATGAACCAAGTCTGGGATTGATCGAGTACAAATCGGTGGCCCGGGGCGTCTATTCCTGCGATGCCATGGTGAAGAAAGCCTCGGTGCGGATCCTCGAAACCCATCCGATCTGTCCCGGGAAATATCTCACCATCATTTGCGGCGGCGTGGCCGAAGTCGAGGAGGCGATGAAGGTGGGATTGGAGACCGGCGGCGACATGGTGGTGGCCGACCTGTTCCTGCCCTTCGTCCACCGCGACGTGATCCCGGCCCTGGCCGGGACCGCCCCGATCGAGAATTTCCGCAGCCTGGGCATCATCGAGACCTTCGCCGTCGCCACCTGCCTGCAGGCCGCCGATATCGCCGTAAAAGCCACCCCGGTGCAGCTGGTTGAAATCAGGCTGGCCAACGGCCTCGGCGGCAAGGGTTATTTCGTCATGACCGGGGAATTGGCCGACGTGGAAGGGGCGCTGGCCGCAGCCAGGGATTTTGCCGCCCAAGCCGGGATGCTGGCCGCCTGCGAGCTGATTCCCGATCCGCACCCCGACTTGCTGGCCAAGGGCGTCTATTGGTGAAGGGAGATGAGAATGACTGGCGTCACTTTTCAGGAAATGACCATGGATGAAATCGTTCGACCAAGGAGCATTCAATGAGGCTGGCCAGAGTGATCGGCACGGTGGTGGCGACAAGAAAAAGCGAAAACTTGCAGAACCTGGCGATCCTGATGATCCAGCCGCTGGATAAAAAGCTGCAGCCGGTCGGCGAGGCGATCGCCGCCGTGGATGTCGTCCAAGCCGGCCCCGGCGAGATCGTCTATTACACCCTGGCCCGGGAAGCCGCTTTCGCCCTGCCGGAACCGAACGTTCCCGTCGATGCGGCGGTCACCGGCATCGTCGACCGGGTCCATCTCGAAGACAAGGGGATCATTGACCGCGCGCGGATCTTCAGCAAGAACGGATGAGGGAGCGCTAAAATGAAACTGGCGCGGGTGATCGGCAACGTGGTCGCCACCAAGAAGCACGACTGTTTCCGGGGGCACAAAATACTGATGGTTCAGCCGGTCGACGAGACTGGCGAAGACAGCGGACCGTCGTTTCTGTCATGCGATACCGTGAACGCCGGTCCCGGTGACCTGGTGTTGGTGGAGCAGGAAGGCAATACGGCGCGCGAGTTGCTGGGAACGCGCCAGGATCCCTTCCATTCGGTCATTGTCGGCATCGTCGACGCGGTAGCCGTTGACCGGGATGAGAAAAAGAACTAGGATGGGTTGAAGAGGAGCACATGTCCCAAGCAGAAATGGAAAATTTGGATGACATCGTCGACATCATCTGTCGGCGCGTGGCTGAAAAGCTGACGCAGAAAGGGCTTTTAACCGGTCCCCTTCCAAACCTCCCAGGGGGCGGAAGTGGCGGCTGCGAGGAGTGCATCGGCTGCGGCCACTGCGCGTCACGCAGGCCCGAAGCGGTAAAGAACCTCGTTGCCAGCGGGGCGGAGCGCATCGGCGCCCAGACCGGGATCAGGGGCGCCGGCATCGATGCCAAGATGGCGGCCATGATCGACCACACCCTGTTGAAGCCGGATGCGACCCGCGAACAGCTCATGCAGATCTGCGACGAGGCCAGGCAGTACAGCTTCGCCACCGTCTGCGTCAACTCGGCCAACATTCCGTTGGTGTCCAGGCAACTGCGCGGGAGCGCGGTCAAGCCTATCGCCGTCGTAGGCTTTCCATTGGGCGCCGCAACCAGTCAAGCCAAGGCTTTTGAAGCCCGGGAAGCCATCCAGGCCGGAGCCGAAGAGATTGACATGGTCATCAACATCGGGGCGCTGAAATCCAAGGATTACAAAACCGTTTTTGAAGACATCCGCACCGTCGTCGAGGCCGCCAGGCCCCACAAGCTGAAGGTGATCCTTGAGACTGCGCAGTTGAACCAGGAGGAAAAAGTGATCGCCTGCTCCTTGGCCAAGACCGCCGGCGCCGCCTTCGTCAAGACATCGACCGGGTTCGGCGGCGGCGGGGCCACGGTGGAGGATATCGCCCTGATGCGCCGCATTGTCGGCAGCGACATGGAGGTGAAGGCCTCGGGCGGCATCCGCACCCGCGCGGATGCGCAAAAAATGATCCAGGCCGGGGCCGACCGCATCGGCGCCTCGGCCAGCGTGGCCATCGTCACCGGCCGGGATGAAAAAAAAGGAACGTATTGAAGGAGGAAGGGAATGGCTAAAACGGGCTTTGAATTGCGAACCCTGACGTTCATCGATAGTTTGCAGCCGCAATTGGCGCAGTACATCGCCAAGGACAACCGGGTGTACGACCCCAAGGAATACGACGCGGCCCTGATGATCGAGATCGCGCCGGCCATGGAAATCCACACCATGATCGACATCGCCCTGAAGGCGACGGCCGTACGGTTGACCTCGGTGGTCACCGAACGCCAGTTCGGGTTGATGCTGGCGCATCATGGCGACCAGGGCGAGGTCAAGGAAGCCGGCCGGGCCATCCTGCGCGAAACCGGCCTGGACGAGAACGACAGGGCGGCCGTGGAAATACTGACCCAGAAAATCATCCGCGGCGTGGAACAGGATCATGCCATCATGTTCACCGGCCTGGCCAAAGGCAACATGGTCATCGCCGGCGAATCGGTGTTCATCATGGAGGTCACCCCGGCCGCCTATCTGATGGTCGCCGGCAACGAAGCATTGAAGGCCGCCCGGGTCAAGCTGATCGACATCAAACCCTTCGGCGCCAGCGGCCGCCTGATCCTCAGCGGCAGCGAGTCGGAGATCGATTCGGCGGCGCAGGCGGCGTCGGCGATCCTCAAGCAGCTGAACGAGATGAAGGCTTCCCGTTCGGGGAAGCAGCTGGGCTGACGATCTTCCCGGCCATGGGCAATTCGCGTGAATCGCTGATCGACGCCATCGTCGAGGTCTGCCGCCAGGTGGCCGCCAAGGGCTGGGTGGCCAACCACGACGGCAATGCCAGCGTGCGCCTGGATGACACGCTGCTGGCCACGCCCACCGCGGTCAGCAAGGCCGACGTGAGCGCGGACATGATTATCACTCTGGACCAAGAAGGAAAAAAACTGCAGGGCAGCGGCAATCCCTTCTCGGAGATCAAGCTGCATTTGGCCGCCTACCGGGCGCGCCCCGAAATCCAGGCCGTGCTGCACGCCCATCCGCCCCTGGCCACGGCCAGGGGGCTGGCCGGCGGCGATTTCGCGGTGCCGCTGCCCGAGGCGGTGGTCTCCATCGGCGATTCCATACCGGTCATGCCCTACGCCTTTCCCGGCGCCGCTGAAAACGATTCATTGGTCGCCGCCGCCCTGGAGCGGAGCGATGTTTTCATGATGGCCGGAAACGGAGTACTGGCCTGCGGGAGCAACATCAAAGAGGCTTTCCTGCGCATGGAGCTGCTCGAGCACCTGCTGAGAATCGATCACTACGGCAGGAACATGAAACCCTTCCGCACCTTGTCGGCAGCCGACAAGGCCAAATTGCTGGAAAAGCGCGCCCAGCTGGGCCTCGGCCCGCTGAAAGCCCAGACGGCATCCGCCCAGACCGCCGACGCTTCCCAGGCTCCGTCCCTGTCCAGCGAGTGGATTCGCGACCTGATCGTCGAGGAACTGAAGAAGATCCTGAGCGAAAAAAAGTAATTCCCGACCGAGTTATTGCAGCTCCGCTGAAGGACATGTTTTCTTAAGGACACACTCGGCGCACTTCGGGTTTCTGGGCCGGCAGACTGTCTGGCCGAATCCCACCAGCACCTGGTTGACATTCAGCCATTGCCGGCGCGGAAAGATCTTCTGCAGCTCCAGTTCGACCGTCGCCGGAGTCTTGCCCTTGGCCCAGCCCAGGCGCCGGGCGATGCGGAATACATGGGTATCGACGGCGATCGCCGGTTGCGCTAAGGCCAGGGCCAGGACGAGGTTGGCCGACTTGCGACCGATCCCGGGAAGTTCCAGCAGCTCGTCGAGGGTGGAGGGGAACCGCCCGTCTCGTTCAAGGGCCTGGCATATCCCCAGGATATGCTTGGCCTTGGTGCGGTAGAATCCGACCGGGTAGATCAGACGGCCAATGCGTGCCTCGGACAGCCGGGCCATTTTATCAGGCGTATCGGCTGCAGCGAACAACCGGGCGGCGGCCTTCTCGGTCACCGGATCTTTCGTGCGTGCGCTCAGCAGAACCGAGATCAGGATGCGGAACGGCGTGGAGCGGATGCTGGCTTCGAAAGAATCCACGGGCGGCGATAGGGGAGTGATGAATTTTTTTATGGCCAGGAGTACTTGCGGCGGCTTTTTCGGAATTGAAGCCATCAGGAGAGACTTTCCCCATTCATAATGATTTCATGGCTGATGGCGACGGCAGGGACCAGGGTGGCCCTGACGCCGCAGTATTTCTCCTCCGAAAGGGCGATGGCCTTGCGCAGCGGCTCGGGGGTCAGCCCCGGGCCGATGAAGGCGTAGATCACCTTGATGGCCACGATCTTCTTGGGGTGCTCGTCGGCCAGGATGGCTTCGGCCGCTACTTCGAACTTTTCGACCTTGACCTTCATTTTACCCAGGATGGATATGACGTCCATGCCGGTGCAGCCCAGCAGCGAAACCAGGGTCAGCCCCTTGGGGCGCGGCCCCAGGTTATTACCCCCGGCTTCGGGGTTTCCGTCGATGACGAAGTCAAAGCCGTCCAGGTGAGCGCGGAAAGCGAGTCCCTGTTCCCAGTCGATCTTGGCTTCCAGTTTCATATTGCTCTCCGGTTCCTTGGTTGACGGTATACGGTGGACGGTAGACGGTAAGAATAATATTCATGACAGTATTTTCTTTTTCTTCCGTATGCCGTATACCGTAAACCGTACACCAAGTTCTTCCTTTTACTTTAATCCCAGAGCTTGCCGAGCTTGTCCAGCTGCTCGCCGGTATATTTTCGGAACAGGATCTCCCAGTCGCGCGAGCCCT is from Candidatus Aminicenantes bacterium and encodes:
- a CDS encoding SLBB domain-containing protein, whose translation is GRIRIHCLENYYPAGDEFLTVFDVTGRVVPEGGLPPDVGVLVCNVLTLAQVAAALHGKAVTERPVTVAGSVRKPLVVVAPIGTSYADLLAKAGGARHANDVLIDGGPMMGNLVVDPRLGIARTTSGVLALPADHLIVRQKKTSVAQMVKRSKAACCQCFRCTDLCPRHLLGHGLHPHLAMRSLDYGLAEPVGHVTSAFLCSQCGVCELLACDAMLLSPRLVLAEYKKQLLARGITNPHVRKGLTDTSSPGGLAALPEIDFRRIPVSTLLKKTGISEYAVETPFAGPLEVEQVRVPLRRHAGAAAIPSVKPGEKVKMGDAIAAPPVEKLGAVCHASIAGTVTAVNDEWVEISSR
- a CDS encoding BMC domain-containing protein, whose protein sequence is MNEPSLGLIEYKSVARGVYSCDAMVKKASVRILETHPICPGKYLTIICGGVAEVEEAMKVGLETGGDMVVADLFLPFVHRDVIPALAGTAPIENFRSLGIIETFAVATCLQAADIAVKATPVQLVEIRLANGLGGKGYFVMTGELADVEGALAAARDFAAQAGMLAACELIPDPHPDLLAKGVYW
- a CDS encoding EutN/CcmL family microcompartment protein produces the protein MRLARVIGTVVATRKSENLQNLAILMIQPLDKKLQPVGEAIAAVDVVQAGPGEIVYYTLAREAAFALPEPNVPVDAAVTGIVDRVHLEDKGIIDRARIFSKNG
- a CDS encoding EutN/CcmL family microcompartment protein yields the protein MKLARVIGNVVATKKHDCFRGHKILMVQPVDETGEDSGPSFLSCDTVNAGPGDLVLVEQEGNTARELLGTRQDPFHSVIVGIVDAVAVDRDEKKN
- the deoC gene encoding deoxyribose-phosphate aldolase, which gives rise to MAAMIDHTLLKPDATREQLMQICDEARQYSFATVCVNSANIPLVSRQLRGSAVKPIAVVGFPLGAATSQAKAFEAREAIQAGAEEIDMVINIGALKSKDYKTVFEDIRTVVEAARPHKLKVILETAQLNQEEKVIACSLAKTAGAAFVKTSTGFGGGGATVEDIALMRRIVGSDMEVKASGGIRTRADAQKMIQAGADRIGASASVAIVTGRDEKKGTY
- a CDS encoding BMC domain-containing protein; amino-acid sequence: MAKTGFELRTLTFIDSLQPQLAQYIAKDNRVYDPKEYDAALMIEIAPAMEIHTMIDIALKATAVRLTSVVTERQFGLMLAHHGDQGEVKEAGRAILRETGLDENDRAAVEILTQKIIRGVEQDHAIMFTGLAKGNMVIAGESVFIMEVTPAAYLMVAGNEALKAARVKLIDIKPFGASGRLILSGSESEIDSAAQAASAILKQLNEMKASRSGKQLG
- a CDS encoding class II aldolase/adducin family protein; its protein translation is MGNSRESLIDAIVEVCRQVAAKGWVANHDGNASVRLDDTLLATPTAVSKADVSADMIITLDQEGKKLQGSGNPFSEIKLHLAAYRARPEIQAVLHAHPPLATARGLAGGDFAVPLPEAVVSIGDSIPVMPYAFPGAAENDSLVAAALERSDVFMMAGNGVLACGSNIKEAFLRMELLEHLLRIDHYGRNMKPFRTLSAADKAKLLEKRAQLGLGPLKAQTASAQTADASQAPSLSSEWIRDLIVEELKKILSEKK
- a CDS encoding endonuclease III, with product MASIPKKPPQVLLAIKKFITPLSPPVDSFEASIRSTPFRILISVLLSARTKDPVTEKAAARLFAAADTPDKMARLSEARIGRLIYPVGFYRTKAKHILGICQALERDGRFPSTLDELLELPGIGRKSANLVLALALAQPAIAVDTHVFRIARRLGWAKGKTPATVELELQKIFPRRQWLNVNQVLVGFGQTVCRPRNPKCAECVLKKTCPSAELQ
- a CDS encoding OsmC family protein; the encoded protein is MKLEAKIDWEQGLAFRAHLDGFDFVIDGNPEAGGNNLGPRPKGLTLVSLLGCTGMDVISILGKMKVKVEKFEVAAEAILADEHPKKIVAIKVIYAFIGPGLTPEPLRKAIALSEEKYCGVRATLVPAVAISHEIIMNGESLS